A genomic stretch from Chitinophaga agri includes:
- the dapA gene encoding 4-hydroxy-tetrahydrodipicolinate synthase, whose product MEQLKGTGVALVTPFKKDESIDWNALEKVIDHVISGGVDYVVSLGTTGETPTLSSEEKLDVMKFTFEKVNKRVPVVVGIGDYNTRDVVKRLETCPLDEAAAILSVAPYYSKPSQEGLFQHYKAVAAASPKPVILYNVPGRTGRNMTAQTTLRLAKEVENIVAMKEASGDMIQCMQIIKDKPKDFLVVSGDDALAFPQIATGMDGLISVAANYFAKDVADLVRAALASDNAKARELHYKLQESFDLMFEENNPAGVKAFMAEGGLIENVFRLPVVPVSAGLQSRIAAFNKNYK is encoded by the coding sequence ATGGAACAATTGAAAGGCACCGGTGTGGCACTGGTTACGCCCTTTAAAAAAGACGAAAGCATTGACTGGAATGCTTTGGAGAAAGTGATTGATCATGTGATTTCCGGCGGGGTTGACTATGTAGTATCCCTGGGGACGACCGGAGAAACGCCTACACTAAGCTCAGAAGAGAAGCTGGACGTTATGAAGTTTACCTTTGAAAAGGTGAATAAGCGTGTGCCGGTAGTTGTAGGCATTGGTGACTACAATACCCGCGACGTAGTCAAGCGACTCGAAACCTGTCCACTGGACGAGGCAGCTGCGATACTGAGCGTTGCGCCGTATTACAGTAAGCCTAGCCAGGAAGGATTGTTCCAACATTATAAAGCCGTTGCAGCAGCATCTCCGAAACCTGTCATCCTGTATAACGTTCCCGGCAGGACTGGTCGTAATATGACAGCGCAGACAACCCTGCGTCTGGCAAAAGAGGTAGAAAACATCGTGGCGATGAAAGAAGCCAGCGGTGATATGATCCAGTGTATGCAGATCATCAAGGATAAACCGAAGGACTTCCTGGTTGTCAGTGGTGATGATGCGCTGGCATTTCCTCAGATTGCTACAGGTATGGACGGGCTGATCTCTGTGGCAGCTAACTATTTTGCGAAAGATGTAGCTGACCTGGTAAGAGCTGCACTGGCAAGTGATAATGCCAAAGCACGTGAACTGCATTACAAGCTGCAGGAATCCTTCGACCTGATGTTTGAAGAGAATAATCCTGCTGGTGTGAAGGCGTTTATGGCTGAAGGTGGATTGATCGAGAACGTATTCCGCCTGCCGGTAGTGCCTGTAAGCGCTGGTTTACAGAGCCGTATCGCTGCTTTCAACAAGAATTACAAGTAA
- a CDS encoding acetyl-CoA carboxylase carboxyltransferase subunit alpha produces the protein MQFLDFEKPIEDLYDQLAKLKENGAKSGVDVTATVNEYEQKIANTRLELYEHLTSYQKVLLSRHPDRPYTLAYIEKMCTNFVELHGDRNVKDDKAMVGGFADLDGETVMFIGQQKGVNTKMRQIRNFGMANPEGYRKALRLMKLAEKFNKPIVTLIDTPGAYPGLEAEERGQGEAIARNIFEMVKLRVPVICIIIGEGASGGALGIGIGDRILMLENSWYTVISPENCSTILWRSWNFKEKAAEELKLTSDHMSRFGLVDGVIKEPLGGAHVNPDEMADILKQKIKDTLAELRKIDADTRIEQRIDKFSNMGFFEER, from the coding sequence ATGCAATTCCTGGATTTTGAGAAACCTATTGAGGACCTGTATGATCAGTTGGCAAAACTGAAGGAGAATGGAGCAAAGTCAGGTGTAGATGTTACAGCTACTGTAAATGAGTATGAGCAAAAGATCGCTAATACCCGTCTTGAACTGTATGAACACCTTACCAGTTACCAGAAGGTCCTGCTCAGTAGGCATCCCGATAGGCCCTATACTCTTGCCTACATCGAGAAGATGTGTACCAATTTCGTGGAGCTGCATGGCGACAGGAACGTGAAAGACGACAAAGCCATGGTCGGTGGTTTTGCTGATCTGGATGGTGAGACAGTCATGTTCATTGGTCAGCAGAAAGGGGTAAATACGAAGATGCGTCAGATCCGCAACTTTGGTATGGCTAACCCGGAAGGTTACAGAAAGGCCCTGCGCCTTATGAAACTGGCAGAAAAGTTCAATAAGCCTATTGTTACGCTGATAGATACTCCCGGCGCTTACCCTGGACTTGAAGCTGAAGAGCGCGGACAGGGAGAGGCGATTGCCCGTAATATTTTCGAAATGGTGAAGCTGCGGGTACCGGTTATCTGTATCATCATTGGCGAAGGTGCTTCCGGTGGTGCGTTGGGAATTGGTATCGGAGACAGGATATTGATGCTGGAAAACAGCTGGTATACGGTGATCTCTCCGGAAAACTGTTCAACTATCCTCTGGCGTAGCTGGAACTTTAAGGAAAAGGCTGCTGAAGAGCTGAAGCTGACATCCGACCACATGAGCCGCTTCGGTCTGGTGGATGGTGTTATCAAAGAACCACTGGGTGGTGCGCATGTGAATCCGGACGAAATGGCGGACATCCTGAAGCAGAAGATCAAGGATACCCTGGCTGAACTGAGAAAGATCGATGCTGATACACGTATAGAGCAACGTATCGATAAATTCAGCAACATGGGCTTTTTTGAAGAACGCTAA
- a CDS encoding DUF4407 domain-containing protein, producing the protein MKHLWIRFGCFMTGYNYSILQRCSEVAFKTVKKYTAAILIVCILWFFIGFTFAHRYLSLSIPGCILAGILSIIIIVQVERQIVLTINPGRLLILSRVCLAFMMSILGAVIIDQILFEKDIEIEKITYVSEKVDKILPSKNEELLRQIAALDTTINKKEQEKASYIDDISKHPTTVVKTTQTATKRIPVQAISSSGKDTTIWRTTSDYIVGTTQLPNSKITLLPSLDSVIGNMRDQKAQKENKLLHMRPELEKEMKAKTGFLDELTIMTRMLSGSYVALGFWLLWISFFLLIEMLVLFSKMGDKSNDYDKVVVHHMNLQMRRLEVLGN; encoded by the coding sequence ATGAAACATCTATGGATCCGCTTTGGTTGCTTCATGACTGGCTATAACTATAGCATCTTGCAGCGCTGCAGTGAAGTTGCCTTTAAAACCGTGAAGAAGTATACGGCAGCCATTCTGATCGTTTGTATTCTGTGGTTCTTTATTGGCTTTACATTCGCACATCGTTACTTATCACTCAGCATTCCTGGGTGCATACTAGCGGGAATCCTCTCAATAATAATCATTGTACAGGTGGAAAGGCAGATTGTACTTACTATTAATCCAGGTCGGTTGTTGATATTATCCAGGGTGTGCCTTGCTTTCATGATGTCCATCCTGGGCGCGGTAATTATTGATCAGATATTGTTTGAAAAAGATATTGAGATTGAGAAAATAACATATGTATCCGAAAAAGTTGACAAGATTTTACCATCAAAAAATGAAGAATTATTAAGGCAGATAGCCGCATTGGACACGACGATTAATAAAAAGGAACAAGAAAAGGCCAGTTACATTGATGATATCAGTAAACACCCCACTACAGTGGTAAAAACTACCCAAACAGCAACTAAACGGATACCTGTTCAAGCTATATCATCCTCTGGTAAGGATACGACTATCTGGCGTACAACCAGTGATTATATTGTTGGAACTACACAATTACCAAACTCTAAAATAACACTGCTGCCATCCCTTGACTCCGTTATTGGCAACATGAGGGACCAAAAAGCACAAAAGGAGAACAAGTTACTGCACATGAGGCCTGAACTGGAGAAGGAAATGAAAGCGAAAACGGGCTTTCTGGATGAATTAACAATTATGACACGGATGTTGTCTGGTTCTTATGTGGCACTAGGTTTCTGGTTGCTATGGATTTCGTTCTTTCTACTTATAGAGATGCTGGTCCTTTTTAGTAAAATGGGTGATAAGTCTAATGATTACGATAAAGTTGTGGTACACCATATGAACCTGCAGATGAGGCGATTAGAGGTTCTCGGGAACTGA
- a CDS encoding alpha/beta fold hydrolase translates to MRTKTTYNFIDINGVNIFYREAGPKDAPTVVLLHGYPASSHMFRNLINDLSDKYHLIAPDYPGYGRSEQPPIASFSYTFDNYALIIEALLEKLDISKYSLYAMDYGAPVCWRLASKYPQNVETIIVQNGCAYEEGLETFWDPIKAYWKDRNDKVAEDTLRTFHNPEGLRWQYTHGVSDTSVVSPDNWEVDLRHLERPENGQIQLDLFYDYRTNPPKYPEWQQYFRDHNPEMLIVYGKNDYIFPVGGAEAYKRDVKNLEYHLFNAGHFALESCGEEIGAVIRDFLDRKVSRKN, encoded by the coding sequence ATGAGAACTAAGACAACCTATAATTTTATTGACATCAACGGCGTCAATATTTTTTACCGCGAAGCCGGACCTAAGGATGCACCGACCGTTGTTCTCCTGCATGGTTATCCTGCGTCTTCGCATATGTTCAGAAATCTGATCAATGATCTATCAGATAAATATCATCTGATCGCTCCTGATTATCCTGGCTATGGCAGGAGTGAACAACCTCCTATCGCCAGTTTCTCCTATACTTTTGACAATTATGCATTGATCATCGAAGCACTGTTGGAAAAACTGGATATTTCGAAGTATAGTCTGTATGCGATGGATTATGGTGCGCCTGTTTGCTGGAGATTGGCATCTAAGTATCCGCAAAATGTTGAAACGATCATTGTTCAGAATGGATGCGCCTATGAAGAAGGGCTGGAGACATTCTGGGATCCAATCAAGGCCTATTGGAAAGACAGAAATGATAAGGTTGCTGAAGACACATTACGGACTTTTCACAACCCGGAGGGTTTAAGGTGGCAGTATACTCATGGTGTTTCGGATACCTCGGTGGTTAGTCCTGACAACTGGGAAGTTGATTTGCGTCATTTGGAAAGGCCTGAGAACGGGCAGATCCAGCTTGACCTCTTTTATGATTACAGGACCAATCCGCCTAAATATCCTGAGTGGCAGCAATATTTCCGTGACCACAACCCTGAGATGCTGATCGTATATGGAAAGAATGATTACATATTTCCGGTAGGCGGCGCTGAGGCATATAAAAGGGATGTCAAAAATCTGGAATATCATCTGTTTAATGCAGGTCACTTCGCACTTGAAAGTTGCGGAGAAGAGATAGGGGCTGTCATAAGAGATTTTTTAGATCGGAAAGTCAGCCGGAAGAACTAA
- a CDS encoding alpha/beta fold hydrolase — protein MKEQIFYRTIEIDGLDIFFRESGTAGRPVLLLLHGFPSSSHMYRDLIADLSDAYHIVAPDYPGFGQSSAPDVNQFAYTFDNLSAIIEQFIDRLQLRNINMYIQDYGGPVGLRIASRRPDLIRSLIIQNANAYNEGLGQALEPLLTYIRKPDAEHEQAARFFLTAEATKWLYLNGASDISRISPDSYVTDQYYLDRDGSDEIQLALFRDYGSNIASYEEWHKYFKAHQPDTLVLWGKNDSLFIAPGGDAYKKDLPNAEIIQIDGGHFLLEEHHEFAAGLIKRFIQE, from the coding sequence ATGAAAGAGCAGATATTTTACAGAACGATTGAAATAGATGGACTGGATATTTTTTTTCGTGAATCTGGTACCGCCGGCCGGCCGGTCTTGTTATTGCTACACGGCTTTCCTTCCTCGTCTCACATGTACAGAGATCTTATTGCAGATCTGTCAGATGCATACCATATCGTTGCTCCTGACTATCCGGGATTCGGCCAGAGCAGCGCCCCGGATGTGAATCAGTTTGCTTATACGTTTGATAACCTGTCGGCGATCATCGAACAGTTTATTGATCGTCTGCAGCTCAGGAATATTAATATGTATATCCAGGATTACGGTGGTCCTGTAGGACTAAGGATTGCGAGCCGTCGTCCTGATCTGATCCGCTCACTCATCATACAAAATGCGAACGCATATAATGAAGGACTAGGACAGGCACTGGAGCCATTGCTGACCTATATCCGTAAGCCTGACGCAGAGCACGAACAGGCAGCCCGTTTCTTCCTGACAGCAGAGGCGACGAAGTGGCTATATCTGAACGGCGCCAGTGATATAAGCCGCATAAGTCCCGATAGTTATGTAACTGATCAGTACTACCTGGACAGGGATGGGAGCGATGAGATACAGCTGGCACTTTTCCGGGACTATGGAAGCAATATTGCATCGTATGAGGAATGGCATAAGTATTTTAAAGCGCATCAGCCAGACACACTGGTGTTATGGGGGAAGAATGATAGTTTGTTTATAGCACCTGGTGGAGATGCTTACAAAAAGGATCTGCCCAATGCCGAAATAATTCAAATTGATGGTGGACATTTTTTGCTGGAGGAGCACCATGAATTCGCAGCCGGATTAATCAAACGTTTTATTCAAGAATAA
- a CDS encoding Crp/Fnr family transcriptional regulator, with the protein MKKKTSLPVDNNTQQPTPYTPFLDFMSQDIVIDHTIKKLVEENCRLVKFAKGKSLLQTGNVCQYIYFIIEGQCVSYFTDFKGKTITWFFHFNSEESTAKNIFAVDYRSFVSQQPATLTIDTLSPVTAIRFSSEELKKLVGASPAVEHWLRLLTEKAFIQVYDRINVLLTLSAPDRYKKFLADESYLLNMFSNYLVATYLHVTPQSLSRIRKRLRHN; encoded by the coding sequence ATGAAGAAAAAGACATCTCTTCCTGTAGACAATAACACTCAACAGCCGACGCCATATACGCCTTTTCTGGATTTCATGTCGCAGGACATCGTAATTGATCACACCATCAAAAAGCTGGTGGAAGAAAACTGCAGGCTGGTAAAATTCGCAAAAGGGAAAAGCCTGCTACAAACAGGTAATGTATGTCAGTACATTTACTTTATCATTGAGGGACAATGTGTCTCCTACTTCACCGATTTTAAAGGAAAAACAATCACCTGGTTCTTTCATTTCAACAGCGAAGAAAGCACCGCGAAGAATATTTTCGCTGTAGACTACAGAAGCTTTGTTTCCCAACAACCAGCTACGCTCACCATCGACACTTTATCACCTGTAACCGCTATCCGGTTCTCTTCTGAAGAATTAAAAAAGCTGGTAGGGGCATCGCCTGCAGTTGAGCATTGGCTGCGTTTACTGACTGAAAAAGCATTTATACAGGTATATGACCGAATCAACGTACTACTAACATTGTCGGCTCCTGATCGTTATAAAAAATTTCTTGCAGATGAATCATACCTGCTAAACATGTTCTCGAATTACCTGGTCGCCACCTACCTGCATGTAACACCGCAATCATTAAGCCGTATCAGAAAACGGCTCAGACATAATTAA
- a CDS encoding proline iminopeptidase-family hydrolase has product MMYLKKTFALIASMQGLMLLTNCTTPDSQSNKVDYFITDTTTVQTGGVKMVPITTPKGVFNVWTKRIGNNPKIKVLLLAGGPGFPHDYLEAFESYFPKEGIEFYYYDELGNGNSDKPGDSCRFNVESAVDEVEQVRQSLQLDASDFYLFGHSWGGLLAMEYAAKYQQHLKGMIISNMVSSGMEFNKYIQEVLVKQLPPAALDTINELSARNDYGNPKYSELVMKHFYSRFICRLPLDKWPEPLNRGLSKLNMPYYLALQGPSEFGIIGSLRTWDISDRLKGITIPALFIGARYDEMNPEHIKWMSQQLPHGQFLYCANGSHLSMYDEQPFYMNGIIHFIKDVNNKSLNHE; this is encoded by the coding sequence ATGATGTATTTAAAGAAAACGTTCGCATTGATCGCTTCGATGCAAGGCCTGATGCTACTCACCAACTGCACAACTCCGGACTCCCAAAGCAATAAGGTCGACTATTTTATAACAGATACAACGACCGTGCAAACCGGAGGTGTTAAGATGGTCCCCATAACAACACCTAAAGGCGTTTTCAACGTGTGGACAAAACGCATTGGCAATAATCCGAAAATAAAGGTGCTGCTACTGGCCGGCGGCCCCGGCTTTCCTCACGATTATCTGGAAGCATTCGAAAGCTATTTCCCAAAAGAAGGAATTGAATTCTATTACTATGATGAGCTGGGCAACGGCAATAGTGACAAACCTGGCGATAGTTGCCGTTTCAACGTCGAAAGTGCTGTAGACGAGGTAGAACAGGTACGGCAGTCATTACAGCTGGATGCCTCAGACTTCTACCTGTTCGGCCATTCCTGGGGAGGCTTACTGGCGATGGAATATGCGGCAAAATATCAGCAGCACCTCAAAGGCATGATCATCTCAAATATGGTATCAAGCGGAATGGAGTTCAACAAGTATATTCAGGAAGTACTGGTGAAACAATTGCCACCCGCAGCATTGGATACTATCAATGAACTGTCGGCCAGGAATGACTATGGTAACCCGAAGTATTCAGAACTTGTGATGAAACACTTCTATTCCCGGTTTATTTGTCGCCTGCCATTAGATAAATGGCCGGAACCTCTCAACAGGGGGCTTAGCAAACTAAATATGCCTTATTACCTGGCATTACAGGGTCCCAGTGAATTCGGTATCATCGGTAGTCTACGTACCTGGGATATCAGCGACCGACTGAAAGGAATTACCATACCGGCATTGTTTATAGGCGCCAGATATGATGAAATGAATCCTGAACATATTAAATGGATGAGCCAGCAGTTGCCTCATGGACAATTCCTTTATTGCGCCAATGGTAGCCACCTGAGTATGTACGATGAGCAACCATTTTATATGAACGGGATCATTCATTTCATCAAAGACGTGAATAACAAGTCTCTGAACCACGAATAA
- a CDS encoding DMT family transporter, with the protein MKVAWLLMVFLCGALLPLQGGFNAKLAKSMDSPIYAAMICFIVGAIAMALYVPFTKETFSWQLFKGSTITAVLGGGLIGAVFITISMLALPRLGMALTFGLVVAGQVIISVLLDHFNILVAEPSPVNIWRGLGILLIIAGVVIVEKF; encoded by the coding sequence ATGAAAGTAGCCTGGCTCCTTATGGTCTTTTTGTGTGGCGCTTTATTGCCGCTACAGGGTGGTTTTAATGCAAAACTGGCCAAATCAATGGATAGTCCCATCTATGCGGCAATGATCTGCTTTATCGTAGGTGCAATCGCTATGGCCTTGTACGTTCCCTTTACAAAGGAAACATTCTCCTGGCAACTGTTTAAGGGTAGTACGATCACAGCTGTGTTGGGCGGAGGTTTGATCGGCGCGGTGTTTATTACCATCAGTATGCTGGCACTCCCAAGGTTGGGAATGGCACTTACATTTGGATTGGTAGTGGCCGGACAGGTGATCATTTCGGTATTGCTTGATCATTTTAACATCCTGGTGGCTGAGCCGTCTCCTGTTAATATATGGCGGGGCCTCGGTATATTATTGATAATTGCAGGTGTTGTCATTGTTGAAAAATTCTAG
- a CDS encoding pyridoxamine 5'-phosphate oxidase family protein, with translation MNYASLAFTDAVRDMQEKLGSRKSYARLEGRSYVDGLTENEISFISDRDSFYMASIGENGYPYIQHRGGPKGFIKVLNTKQLGFIDYKGNAQYITVGNIATHNNVALIMVDYPTRTRLKLYARARIVELGDDEALLAKLDLEGYEFRPERMMLFDVEAYDWNCQQHITPRYSLDEINKAFASQRKYISQLEAEVKQLKEQLAAGK, from the coding sequence ATGAACTATGCATCATTGGCATTTACGGATGCCGTCAGAGATATGCAGGAAAAACTGGGTAGCCGTAAAAGTTATGCCCGTTTGGAGGGCAGGAGCTATGTGGATGGTCTTACGGAGAATGAAATAAGTTTTATCTCAGACAGAGATAGCTTTTACATGGCTTCCATTGGGGAGAATGGGTATCCTTATATACAGCATAGAGGTGGTCCCAAGGGATTTATCAAGGTGTTGAATACAAAGCAACTGGGGTTTATTGATTACAAAGGCAACGCCCAGTACATCACTGTAGGTAATATCGCCACTCATAATAACGTAGCGTTGATTATGGTGGATTATCCAACAAGGACGAGATTGAAATTATATGCCAGGGCCCGGATCGTTGAGCTGGGCGATGACGAGGCACTACTTGCAAAACTTGATCTGGAAGGATATGAATTTCGCCCGGAAAGAATGATGCTATTCGATGTAGAAGCCTACGACTGGAACTGCCAACAGCATATTACCCCCCGCTATTCTCTTGACGAGATCAACAAAGCGTTTGCTTCACAGCGTAAGTATATTTCGCAGCTGGAAGCCGAAGTAAAGCAATTGAAAGAGCAGTTAGCGGCTGGCAAATAG
- a CDS encoding sigma 54-interacting response regulator, producing the protein MTIRKKVLIVEDEFIVASNLRQVLQRSGYEVSGIATSAEEAEENLQRDRPDIVLLDIRLQGERSGIDIARKLKSQHISFVYLSANSNQKILEEAKLTYPDGFLVKPFRKKDLLIMLDIAWSRHAQSLETRTEREILLQRQLTEISNAHSDSRQKLLQIAEIMQSCIPFDLITAGLRPLNTGQFNDEGYLRVGFNEYQFIGEKALLTITNLKKTALSVILANSHVDINTIIYNNGATSEKPNVPSLQKTLIETFNIQSYLVFPVLLSNGLSFHYFFYSRQRNMYNSNHVALLDHLRLSLAAVAEKMIYGDDPAISRPGQINPERGTQDGTVNYPEFRSIIGNHHLLLGALDLAAQVAFYNTSVLILGESGTGKEKLARAIHLLSPRKKAPYVTVNCAAIPPTLIESELFGHEKGAFTGATERRKGKFEQAEGGTIFLDEVGELSPDMQVKILRFLQEKEIQCIGGNSLIKVNVRVVAATNRNLEKEVADGKFRLDLYYRLNVFPITLPSLRERKSDIKELAVYFAEKFCQEFNKPFHGILPSMMEDMMGYDWPGNIRELENVIEQSAILNDGKSKLALKRKLGGQPATSAPKVIKTLEDVKTAQAETEREYIISILKQTEGRIRGTNGAAHLMNIKPTTLESKMIKLKIRREDL; encoded by the coding sequence ATGACCATCAGAAAAAAGGTATTGATTGTGGAAGATGAATTCATTGTAGCCAGTAATCTGCGGCAGGTATTGCAAAGATCAGGCTATGAAGTAAGTGGTATAGCTACCTCTGCTGAAGAAGCAGAAGAGAATTTACAAAGAGACCGGCCAGACATTGTATTACTCGATATTCGTTTGCAGGGAGAACGTTCTGGTATCGATATTGCCCGGAAATTAAAATCTCAGCACATTTCCTTTGTTTATTTATCAGCCAATTCAAACCAAAAAATACTTGAAGAGGCCAAGTTGACCTATCCCGATGGTTTTTTAGTGAAGCCATTCAGGAAGAAAGACTTACTGATTATGCTGGATATTGCCTGGTCGCGCCATGCCCAAAGCCTGGAAACAAGGACGGAACGGGAAATACTTCTGCAAAGACAATTAACCGAAATAAGCAACGCACATTCAGACAGCCGGCAAAAACTATTGCAGATTGCCGAGATAATGCAGTCCTGCATACCATTCGATCTTATCACCGCTGGACTAAGGCCACTAAATACCGGGCAGTTCAACGACGAAGGTTATTTGCGCGTCGGATTCAATGAATACCAGTTTATAGGTGAAAAAGCATTACTGACAATCACTAATCTGAAAAAAACAGCATTATCTGTAATCCTTGCAAATAGCCATGTGGATATCAACACGATCATTTATAACAATGGTGCTACCAGCGAAAAACCGAATGTACCTTCACTTCAGAAAACACTGATTGAAACTTTTAATATACAATCGTATCTGGTATTTCCTGTCTTACTGAGCAATGGATTATCATTTCATTACTTTTTCTACAGTCGTCAGAGGAATATGTACAACAGTAATCACGTTGCCTTACTGGATCATTTAAGATTAAGCCTGGCGGCTGTAGCTGAAAAGATGATCTATGGGGACGATCCTGCCATTTCAAGACCTGGTCAGATCAATCCGGAAAGAGGCACGCAGGACGGTACGGTGAATTACCCCGAATTCCGGAGCATCATTGGCAACCACCATCTCCTGTTGGGAGCACTGGATCTTGCTGCACAGGTTGCATTTTACAATACATCCGTTCTAATTCTTGGAGAAAGTGGAACGGGGAAAGAAAAACTGGCCAGGGCCATTCATTTATTGTCTCCAAGAAAGAAGGCACCCTATGTCACTGTAAACTGTGCAGCTATACCACCTACGTTAATAGAGTCAGAATTATTCGGTCACGAAAAAGGCGCGTTTACCGGTGCTACGGAAAGAAGAAAAGGTAAATTCGAACAGGCTGAGGGTGGTACAATTTTCCTGGACGAAGTCGGAGAGCTGTCGCCAGATATGCAGGTAAAGATCCTGCGTTTTTTACAGGAGAAGGAAATTCAATGTATTGGCGGCAATTCACTGATAAAAGTGAATGTTCGCGTAGTAGCTGCGACGAACCGCAACCTGGAGAAAGAGGTCGCAGATGGTAAATTCCGGCTTGACCTGTATTATCGCCTGAATGTTTTCCCTATTACATTACCATCATTGCGCGAACGTAAAAGTGACATCAAAGAACTGGCCGTTTATTTTGCAGAAAAGTTCTGCCAGGAATTCAATAAGCCATTCCATGGCATTCTACCCTCCATGATGGAAGATATGATGGGCTATGATTGGCCGGGAAATATACGGGAATTGGAGAATGTGATAGAACAGTCTGCCATCCTCAATGATGGCAAGTCAAAATTAGCGCTGAAACGAAAGCTGGGAGGACAACCAGCAACATCGGCGCCCAAGGTGATTAAAACATTGGAAGATGTTAAAACCGCCCAGGCGGAAACAGAGCGGGAATATATCATTTCCATACTGAAACAGACAGAAGGCCGCATCCGTGGTACAAATGGTGCAGCACACCTTATGAATATCAAGCCGACTACCCTGGAATCAAAAATGATCAAACTGAAAATCAGGCGGGAGGATCTCTGA
- a CDS encoding LysR family transcriptional regulator, producing MLNLEWFRTFKAIYETGNLSTAAQALFISQPGVSVHLNSLEAYTGYRLFERVTKKMVPTERGIMLYNCILDPINKLQEAEESFHRNSRVEKPTISVGMGFEVFKYTLEEHLAQLPFNLVLRFGDYRQILQELDTGKLDLILTPMKGSQTNLEYTPFTTERIILICGNDTDTKQFDSLVLTNERPAIREWLKEQIWYTTAADMEYLQHFWMANFDCLPDLKPNYVVPYFSSILRCLSKGKGFAVIPDFLAKKELALKSVKLAWEGSPHVENTLHFGKRKKTAYSNEIRQLEQLLTMNWF from the coding sequence ATGTTAAATCTGGAGTGGTTTAGAACATTTAAAGCGATCTATGAGACGGGCAACCTATCTACTGCTGCGCAGGCATTATTTATTTCCCAGCCTGGCGTAAGCGTTCATCTCAACTCACTGGAAGCTTATACCGGGTATCGTCTGTTTGAACGCGTTACCAAAAAAATGGTGCCTACAGAAAGGGGCATCATGCTGTATAATTGTATACTAGACCCTATTAATAAACTGCAGGAGGCAGAAGAATCGTTTCATAGGAATTCCAGGGTGGAGAAGCCAACTATCAGTGTAGGTATGGGCTTTGAGGTCTTTAAATACACCCTTGAAGAACACCTGGCACAATTACCTTTCAATCTTGTCCTGCGGTTTGGCGATTATCGTCAGATACTGCAAGAGCTGGACACCGGTAAGCTGGATCTGATATTAACCCCGATGAAGGGAAGTCAGACGAACCTCGAATACACTCCTTTCACAACAGAACGTATCATACTGATCTGTGGCAATGACACCGATACTAAACAATTTGATAGCCTGGTATTAACGAATGAAAGACCAGCCATCAGAGAATGGCTGAAAGAACAGATCTGGTACACAACAGCAGCTGACATGGAGTATCTGCAGCATTTCTGGATGGCAAATTTTGATTGCCTGCCAGACCTTAAGCCCAACTACGTCGTTCCCTATTTCTCTTCCATTTTGCGTTGCCTGAGTAAAGGAAAAGGATTTGCTGTGATACCGGATTTCCTTGCTAAAAAAGAGCTTGCGCTTAAATCGGTTAAACTTGCCTGGGAAGGAAGTCCGCATGTGGAAAATACCCTGCATTTCGGTAAGCGCAAAAAAACAGCCTATTCCAATGAGATCCGGCAACTTGAACAGCTGCTGACGATGAACTGGTTTTAG